One Ahaetulla prasina isolate Xishuangbanna chromosome 1, ASM2864084v1, whole genome shotgun sequence DNA window includes the following coding sequences:
- the MIA3 gene encoding transport and Golgi organization protein 1 homolog isoform X2, which produces MAAARRRLSRALPLFALLLCIPAAPSHASRNTDRRFAEFKRCADPECSLLMCRGKAVKDFKGPDCRFLSFKEGESIYVYYKLIGRTNELWAGSVGNEFGYFPKDLLEINHIYTHDELELPTDETDFVCFSEGKDDFDNYDVNELLKLSKHMEMKEPESETIKEVIDWTAYADPKTDRGFKADLKGNEDYGEHSTFLHKKNENVEAALDSKGESLDVSQEADISQGDKNAHQPLEEMLQETLKVPKPESAKNHNNSQDETEQSDYVDKNDAAHTLLHTEVLEGLKTTFGSTADAFVSDDETTSLVTSQDDDNFREEMDIDSYDVEKQQEPEAQSEEISLLSFVEEEITLSEDSEAEKLSSDDIFESEASKDSEDDNDDEEDDGNDDSTGEAAAKLQHETKDDSVHLGGNFLADISEDERIVDKTDGDQIREEKGEEATLFRKQQNIEPVLTHSDTSTEDDPLISEHDSIKEQVHDVNIRDLIGETDTIQYNADENAKNEELTREKLPSTSTHSLGTFPHVEDQQSSIKTTEEILSPPLDIKVDPEDLSLNKIIKDNEREEEKSEDNSLEKMSKTDEKDNQQVNIVLDLSEDLMNQSLSDLDDGKTKYDRKEPKEDFELRKIFSSKKQSNVSATGNISSEKNIEVPIEQSQQGTAKQDLNSEKNDVTSTKETFEEKTILEKSKAITQHRNLTQYNVDYIEADYLNAEKSLAEEFLPIDLEAEDDDFIEEIEEELLQDENAESAKLSKEQRIDDQSFKLDTDIPSPQLQMPNSAILKTANPVDETGDEAMTLDHAKEEVVGEEINEPSDEAMQLNYNSQQSKMKGNEDNEEKMKLTILSEIKTHEKKTIHDKIKPSNLNTSEPENRDFDFSQRNEDLPTDFSAKGLKLPQTSENQFQNLYEPGDMMENPNEHREPEYSESVTQLVIMKEFLDEKRIARLKKYLGQQHLYKIEHLFHDMELELMLAQKHSDNQEDTEKALDQILESSESNILDILSKVLDSRELENKEEIKEIDLFDEEAALMDDIQELMYSLRQKYSPVSESVPLASLPKPRTDFPDPIKANEKQTEYDRHTVETLMGGIDEKSTQDTEQMLEKEEIVHMVQSKEEENILTETKMVLNMENKDVPDGDRNLPNVDVAFGSVDSEKDFITGQINTKDDAMQEDSNLSEGNSAAPYIHSIVDDAVLSAKENMQPITKILVSTLPENMQPGPDFHGFPWEPIIITAFAGIATLAIFFWRTCLSVKSRMYQVTEAQLAEKIKTLLKEKTEILEKLSEYDQKIKERVKEAVEEGQKENTSLAEEIAKLKDTNKLLDNRMKNVNSMLEEEKKHSLKKQQEIMEAHKSLEKLQEVITLHSVELSEVQIALNEAKLSEEKVKSELHRMQEENMRLKKSNEQLLQETEGWSERHAELSEQIKLYQKSQKDAEEALAYKENETEVLTNCIMQLKQLDADFESEDKKQEGNDLANGEISDSRNEKMKVQIKQMMDVSRVKTTLSIIEEERDHLRSKLNDEVAARHELEEQIKKLEHDSCSTQTVKSQLESECKMLQQKVEILNELYQQKEMALQKKLTQEEYERQEKEQKLSAADEKAVLAIEEVKIYKQRIQEMEEELQKTERSYKNQIAAHEKKAHDNWLIARSAERALVEEKRESAGLRQKIIEVNQKIASLQRPIIVKPTAGRPDHQTLPRRGPVSRDGSFGPSPVSGGAPSPPLMMEPPGRPPSANPRDGSRDTMTDGPPVQKRHSDLSGRMSAPDLGPPVTTLINCGPRTSSPSTAVLDGIGCNILSKQNLTKELEVSHVSAAPPSSGEATAVNIGSKGPPPFPGPPMMTSPAVGPLPPPIRFGPPPRLPYGPRPLPLALVRGAPPPPPMPRDYPPGPPFGMRDFPFVPLPPPEQRGYIRGPPPFRPPPPRDYPPGPRLPPQGLRDYSPPVRDLPPARPNDYQESPPCSQSPSSSQDSAHLPEQKP; this is translated from the exons ATGGCTGCGGCGCGGCGCCGTCTTTCCCGGGCGCTCCCGCTCTTCGCACTGCTGCTTTGCATCCCGGCGGCTCCCAGTCATGCCAGTCGAAACACTGACCGCCGGTTCGCCGAATTCAAACGCTGCGCCGATCCCGAATGTAGCT TGTTAATGTGTCGAGGAAAAGCAGTAAAGGATTTTAAAGGTCCAGATTGtcgttttttaagttttaaagaaGGTGAATCGATATATGTTTATTATAAATTAATTGGAAGAACAAATGAGCTTTGGGCTGGAAGT GTTGGAAATGAATTTGGATATTTTCCCAAGGATTTACTtgaaataaatcatatttatactCATGATGAGCTAGAATTACCAACAGAT gaaaCAGATTTTGTTTGCTTTAGTGAAGGCAAAGATGATTTTGACAATTATGATGTGAACGAACTTTTAAAACTATCAAAGCACATGGAAATGAAAGAACCAGAGTCTGAAACAATAAAAGAAGTGATTGATTGGACAGCTTATGCTGATCCAAAGACTGATCGTGGTTTTAAAGCAGATTTAAAAGGCAATGAGGACTATGGTGAACACAGCACTTTTCTccataaaaaaaatgagaatgtaGAAGCAGCTCTTGATTCCAAGGGGGAGAGCCTTGATGTAAGTCAGGAGGCAGACATTTCTCAGGGAGACAAAAATGCACATCAGCCTTTAGAAGAAATGCTGCAGGAAACATTAAAAGTGCCAAAACCTGAAAGTGCCAAAAATCATAACAACTCTCAGGATGAAACTGAACAATCAGATTATGTAGATAAAAATGATGCTGCTCATACACTTTTGCACACCGAAGTATTGGAAGGTTTGAAAACAACATTTGGCTCAACTGCAGATGCCTTTGTATCTGATGATGAGACAACAAGCCTTGTTACATCACAGGATGATGACAACTTCAGGGAAGAAATGGACATTGATTCTTATGATGTAGAGAAGCAACAAGAACCAGAGGCACAGTCAGAAGAAATTAGTTTATTATCATTTGTAGAAGAAGAAATCACATTGTCAGAAGACTCAGAAGCCGAAAAGTTGTCATCTGATGATATATTTGAATCAGAAGCAAGCAAGGATAGTgaggatgataatgatgatgaagaagatgatGGTAACGATGATAGTACTGGTGAAGCTGCTGCAAAACTGCAGCATGAAACAAAAGATGATTCTGTACATTTAGGGGgtaattttcttgcagatatcAGTGAGGATGAAAGAATAGTTGATAAAACTGATGGTGATcaaataagagaagaaaaaggagaagaagcaacTTTATTTAGAAAACAGCAAAACATTGAGCCTGTGTTAACCCATTCAGATACTTCAACTGAAGATGATCCTTTAATATCAGAACATGATTCTATTAAAGAACAGGTGCATGATGTAAATATCAGAGACCTTATAGGAGAAACAGATACAATTCAGTACAATGCAGATGAGAATGCAAAAAATGAAGAGCTGACAAGAGAAAAACTGCCAAGCACTTCTACACATAGTTTGGGTACATTTCCTCACGTGGAAGACCAGCAATCatctataaaaacaacagaagaaaTATTAAGTCCACCTCTAGATATTAAAGTTGATCCAGAAGACCTTtctctaaataaaataataaaagataatgaaagagaggaagaaaaaagtgaGGACAATAGTTTGGAAAAAATGAGCAAAACAGATGAGAAAGATAATCAGCAAGTGAACATAGTACTGGACTTGTCAGAGGACCTAATGAATCAATCGCTAAGTGATTTGGATGATGGAAAAACAAAATATGACAGAAAGGAACCTAAAGAAGATTTTGAATTAAGAAAGATTTTCAGTAGTAAAAAGCAGTCAAATGTCTCCGCAACGGGAAATATTTCCAGTGAAAAAAATATCGAAGTGCCTATTGAACAGTCTCAACAAGGAACTGCAAAGCAAGATTTAAATAGTGAAAAGAATGATGTTACCAGTACCAAGGAAACATTTGAGGAAAAAACTATTCTAGAAAAATCTAAGGCAATTACCCAACACAGAAATCTTACTCAATATAATGTTGATTACATTGAAGCTGATTATTTAAATGCAGAAAAATCACTCGCAGAAGAATTCCTGCCAATAGATCTAGAAGCTGAAGATGATGATTTCATAGAAGAAATAGAAGAGGAGTTACTACAAGATGAAAATGCTGAAAGTGCAAAATTATCCAAGGAGCAACGGATAGATGATCAGAGTTTCAAATTAGATACTGATATTCCAAGTCCTCAGCTGCAAATGCCAAATAGTGCTATTTTAAAAACTGCTAATCCTGTTGATGAAACAGGAGATGAAGCAATGACACTTGATCATGCTAAGGAAGAAGTTGTGGGAGAAGAAATTAACGAGCCCAGTGATGAGGCAATGCAACTAAATTATAATTCCCAGCAGAGTAAAATGAAGGGAAATGAAGACAATGAGGAGAAGATGAAGTTGACAATATTGTCTGAAATTAAAACACATGAGAAAAAAACTATACACGATAAAATAAAGCCAAGCAATTTAAATACTTCTGAACCAGAAAACAGGGATTTTGATTTCAGTCAAAGAAATGAAGACCTCCCTACAGATTTTTCAGCAAAAGGTCTTAAACTTCCACAAACCTCAGAAAACCAGTTTCAGAACTTATATGAACCCGGAGATATGATGGAAAACCCAAATGAACATAGAGAGCCAGAATACAGTGAGTCTGTGACCCAGCTCGTTATAATGAAAGAGTTTCTTGATGAAAAGCGTATTGCACGTTTAAAAAAGTATCTTGGACAACAACATCTTTACAAAATAGAGCATTTGTTTCATGACATGGAATTAGAGTTGATGCTTGCTCAGAAACACAGTGATAATCAAGAGGACACTGAAAAAGCTTTGGATCAGATCCTTGAATCTTCAGAATCTAATATTCTGGACATTCTGAGCAAAGTTTTAGATTCAAGGGAGTTGGAAAATAAAGAGGAGATTAAAGAAATAGATTTGTTCGATGAAGAAGCTGCTTTAATGGATGATATTCAAGAGCTAATGTATTCATTAAGGCAAAAATACTCCCCAGTTAGTGAGAGTGTTCCACTTGCATCCCTTCCAAAACCAAGGACGGACTTCCCCGATCCAATTAAAG CTAATGAAAAACAAACAGAATATGACAGACATACTGTGGAAACCCTGATGGGGGGCATAGATGAAAAGTCTACGCAAGATACAGAGCAGATGcttgaaaaagaagaaattgttCACATGGTTCAATCAAAAGAAGAAGAGAACATTTTGACAGAGACTAAAATGGTGTTGAATATGGAAAACAAGGATGTTCCTGATGGTGACAGAAACTTGCCAAATGTGGATGTTGCTTTTGGATCAGTTGATTCAGAAAAAGATTTCATTACAG GTCAAATTAATACTAAGGATGATGCCATGCAAGAAGATAGCAATCTATCAGAAGGAAATTCTGCTGCTCCATACATTCATTCTATTGTTGATGATGCAGTCCTGTCAGCCAAAGAAAATATGCAACCCATCACAAAAATT CTGGTGTCAACACTACCTGAAAACATGCAGCCTGGTCCTGATTTCCATGGATTTCCTTGGGAGCCCATTATTATCACTGCCTTTGCTGGAATTGCTACACTTGCTATTTTCTTCTGGAGAACCTGTCTTTCt GTTAAGAGTAGAATGTATCAAG tGACAGAAGCACAGCTAGCAGAAAAAATTAAGACTCTtctgaaagaaaaaacagaaatattagaaAAGTTGTCAGAATATGATCAAAAG ATAAAGGAAAGAGTCAAGGAAGCTGTGGAGGAAGGCCAGAAAGAAAATACAAGTCTTGCAGAGGAAATTGCAAAGCTTAAG GACACAAATAAGCTTCTTGATAACAGAATGAAAAATGTAAACAGCATGctagaagaggagaaaaaacacAGTTTGAAGAAACAGCAAGAA atTATGGAAGCACATAAATCTTTAGAGAAACTCCAAGAAGTCATTACTTTGCATTCTGTAGAACTCTCtgag GTTCAAATAGCTCTTAATGAAGCTAAATTAAGTGAAGAAAAAGTGAAGTCTGAATTGCATCGAATGCAAGAAGAAAATATGAGACTGAAGAAGAGTAACGAGCAA ctgctgcaagaaacaGAGGGATGGAGCGAAAGGCATGCTGAACTCAGTGAACAgataaagttatatcagaagtctCAGAAAGACGCTGAAGAAGCACTTgcctataaagaaaatgaaactgAG GTTTTGACAAACTGCATTATGCAGCTGAAGCAACTTGATGCAGATTTTGAGTCAGAAGataagaaacaggaaggaaatgACCTGGCCAATGGAGAGATCTCAG ATTCCAGGAATGAAAAGATGAAGGTTCAGATTAAACAAATGATGGATGTTTCAAGG GTTAAAACAACATTATCTATCATTGAGGAAGAAAGAGATCACTTACGGTCCAAACTAAATGATGAAGTAGCAGCAAGACATGAATTAGAAG AGCAAATCAAGAAGCTGGAACATGATTCATGTTCCACACAGACAGTAAAATCTCAGCTAGAAAGTGAATGTAAAATGCTCCAACAGAAAGTAGAAATTCTCAATGAACTTTATCAGCAGAAAGAGATGGCACTTCAAAA GAAATTGACACAAGAGGAGTATGAACGTCAAGAGAAAGAGCAGAAGCTTTCTGCTGCAGATGAAAAAGCAGTCCTGGCTATTGAAGAAGTGAAAATTTACAA GCAGAGAATTCAGGAAATGGAGGAGGAATTGCAAAAAACAGAGCGGTCTTATAAAAATCAG ATTGCTGCCCATGAGAAGAAGGCCCATGACAATTGG CTCATAGCACGCTCTGCAGAGAGAGCATTAGTTGAAGAAAAGAGGGAATCTGCCGGCTTGAGACAAAA aaTCATAGAGGTGAATCAGAAAATAGCTTCCCTTCAGAGACCAATAATCGTCAAACCGACTGCAGGCCGGCCAGACCATCAGACTTTACCTCGCAGAG GTCCAGTAAGTCGAGATGGATCTTTTGGGCCCTCACCTGTGAGTGGTGGAGCTCCTTCCCCACCACTGATGATGGAACCCCCTGGACGACCTCCTTCTGCCAATCCAAGAGATGGATCAAGAG ATACTATGACTGATGGCCCTCCAGTCCAAAAAAGGCATTCTGATCTATCAGGAAGAATGTCTGCTCCAG atCTTGGTCCCCCTGTAACAACACTGATCAACTGTGGGCCAAGAACATCTTCTCCTTCAACTGCAGTTCTTGATGGAATA GGGTGCAATATCTTATCAAAGCAAAATCTTACCAAAGAGCTTGAGGTCTCCCATGTTTCTGCTGCCCCACCTTCCTCTGGTGAAGCAACTGCA
- the MIA3 gene encoding transport and Golgi organization protein 1 homolog isoform X3, with product MAAARRRLSRALPLFALLLCIPAAPSHASRNTDRRFAEFKRCADPECSLLMCRGKAVKDFKGPDCRFLSFKEGESIYVYYKLIGRTNELWAGSVGNEFGYFPKDLLEINHIYTHDELELPTDETDFVCFSEGKDDFDNYDVNELLKLSKHMEMKEPESETIKEVIDWTAYADPKTDRGFKADLKGNEDYGEHSTFLHKKNENVEAALDSKGESLDVSQEADISQGDKNAHQPLEEMLQETLKVPKPESAKNHNNSQDETEQSDYVDKNDAAHTLLHTEVLEGLKTTFGSTADAFVSDDETTSLVTSQDDDNFREEMDIDSYDVEKQQEPEAQSEEISLLSFVEEEITLSEDSEAEKLSSDDIFESEASKDSEDDNDDEEDDGNDDSTGEAAAKLQHETKDDSVHLGGNFLADISEDERIVDKTDGDQIREEKGEEATLFRKQQNIEPVLTHSDTSTEDDPLISEHDSIKEQVHDVNIRDLIGETDTIQYNADENAKNEELTREKLPSTSTHSLGTFPHVEDQQSSIKTTEEILSPPLDIKVDPEDLSLNKIIKDNEREEEKSEDNSLEKMSKTDEKDNQQVNIVLDLSEDLMNQSLSDLDDGKTKYDRKEPKEDFELRKIFSSKKQSNVSATGNISSEKNIEVPIEQSQQGTAKQDLNSEKNDVTSTKETFEEKTILEKSKAITQHRNLTQYNVDYIEADYLNAEKSLAEEFLPIDLEAEDDDFIEEIEEELLQDENAESAKLSKEQRIDDQSFKLDTDIPSPQLQMPNSAILKTANPVDETGDEAMTLDHAKEEVVGEEINEPSDEAMQLNYNSQQSKMKGNEDNEEKMKLTILSEIKTHEKKTIHDKIKPSNLNTSEPENRDFDFSQRNEDLPTDFSAKGLKLPQTSENQFQNLYEPGDMMENPNEHREPEYSESVTQLVIMKEFLDEKRIARLKKYLGQQHLYKIEHLFHDMELELMLAQKHSDNQEDTEKALDQILESSESNILDILSKVLDSRELENKEEIKEIDLFDEEAALMDDIQELMYSLRQKYSPVSESVPLASLPKPRTDFPDPIKANEKQTEYDRHTVETLMGGIDEKSTQDTEQMLEKEEIVHMVQSKEEENILTETKMVLNMENKDVPDGDRNLPNVDVAFGSVDSEKDFITGQINTKDDAMQEDSNLSEGNSAAPYIHSIVDDAVLSAKENMQPITKILVSTLPENMQPGPDFHGFPWEPIIITAFAGIATLAIFFWRTCLSVKSRMYQVTEAQLAEKIKTLLKEKTEILEKLSEYDQKIKERVKEAVEEGQKENTSLAEEIAKLKDTNKLLDNRMKNVNSMLEEEKKHSLKKQQEIMEAHKSLEKLQEVITLHSVELSEVQIALNEAKLSEEKVKSELHRMQEENMRLKKSNEQLLQETEGWSERHAELSEQIKLYQKSQKDAEEALAYKENETEVLTNCIMQLKQLDADFESEDKKQEGNDLANGEISDSRNEKMKVQIKQMMDVSRVKTTLSIIEEERDHLRSKLNDEVAARHELEEQIKKLEHDSCSTQTVKSQLESECKMLQQKVEILNELYQQKEMALQKKLTQEEYERQEKEQKLSAADEKAVLAIEEVKIYKQRIQEMEEELQKTERSYKNQIAAHEKKAHDNWLIARSAERALVEEKRESAGLRQKIIEVNQKIASLQRPIIVKPTAGRPDHQTLPRRGPVSRDGSFGPSPVSGGAPSPPLMMEPPGRPPSANPRDGSRGELNTMTDGPPVQKRHSDLSGRMSAPDLGPPVTTLINCGPRTSSPSTAVLDGIQNLTKELEVSHVSAAPPSSGEATAVNIGSKGPPPFPGPPMMTSPAVGPLPPPIRFGPPPRLPYGPRPLPLALVRGAPPPPPMPRDYPPGPPFGMRDFPFVPLPPPEQRGYIRGPPPFRPPPPRDYPPGPRLPPQGLRDYSPPVRDLPPARPNDYQESPPCSQSPSSSQDSAHLPEQKP from the exons ATGGCTGCGGCGCGGCGCCGTCTTTCCCGGGCGCTCCCGCTCTTCGCACTGCTGCTTTGCATCCCGGCGGCTCCCAGTCATGCCAGTCGAAACACTGACCGCCGGTTCGCCGAATTCAAACGCTGCGCCGATCCCGAATGTAGCT TGTTAATGTGTCGAGGAAAAGCAGTAAAGGATTTTAAAGGTCCAGATTGtcgttttttaagttttaaagaaGGTGAATCGATATATGTTTATTATAAATTAATTGGAAGAACAAATGAGCTTTGGGCTGGAAGT GTTGGAAATGAATTTGGATATTTTCCCAAGGATTTACTtgaaataaatcatatttatactCATGATGAGCTAGAATTACCAACAGAT gaaaCAGATTTTGTTTGCTTTAGTGAAGGCAAAGATGATTTTGACAATTATGATGTGAACGAACTTTTAAAACTATCAAAGCACATGGAAATGAAAGAACCAGAGTCTGAAACAATAAAAGAAGTGATTGATTGGACAGCTTATGCTGATCCAAAGACTGATCGTGGTTTTAAAGCAGATTTAAAAGGCAATGAGGACTATGGTGAACACAGCACTTTTCTccataaaaaaaatgagaatgtaGAAGCAGCTCTTGATTCCAAGGGGGAGAGCCTTGATGTAAGTCAGGAGGCAGACATTTCTCAGGGAGACAAAAATGCACATCAGCCTTTAGAAGAAATGCTGCAGGAAACATTAAAAGTGCCAAAACCTGAAAGTGCCAAAAATCATAACAACTCTCAGGATGAAACTGAACAATCAGATTATGTAGATAAAAATGATGCTGCTCATACACTTTTGCACACCGAAGTATTGGAAGGTTTGAAAACAACATTTGGCTCAACTGCAGATGCCTTTGTATCTGATGATGAGACAACAAGCCTTGTTACATCACAGGATGATGACAACTTCAGGGAAGAAATGGACATTGATTCTTATGATGTAGAGAAGCAACAAGAACCAGAGGCACAGTCAGAAGAAATTAGTTTATTATCATTTGTAGAAGAAGAAATCACATTGTCAGAAGACTCAGAAGCCGAAAAGTTGTCATCTGATGATATATTTGAATCAGAAGCAAGCAAGGATAGTgaggatgataatgatgatgaagaagatgatGGTAACGATGATAGTACTGGTGAAGCTGCTGCAAAACTGCAGCATGAAACAAAAGATGATTCTGTACATTTAGGGGgtaattttcttgcagatatcAGTGAGGATGAAAGAATAGTTGATAAAACTGATGGTGATcaaataagagaagaaaaaggagaagaagcaacTTTATTTAGAAAACAGCAAAACATTGAGCCTGTGTTAACCCATTCAGATACTTCAACTGAAGATGATCCTTTAATATCAGAACATGATTCTATTAAAGAACAGGTGCATGATGTAAATATCAGAGACCTTATAGGAGAAACAGATACAATTCAGTACAATGCAGATGAGAATGCAAAAAATGAAGAGCTGACAAGAGAAAAACTGCCAAGCACTTCTACACATAGTTTGGGTACATTTCCTCACGTGGAAGACCAGCAATCatctataaaaacaacagaagaaaTATTAAGTCCACCTCTAGATATTAAAGTTGATCCAGAAGACCTTtctctaaataaaataataaaagataatgaaagagaggaagaaaaaagtgaGGACAATAGTTTGGAAAAAATGAGCAAAACAGATGAGAAAGATAATCAGCAAGTGAACATAGTACTGGACTTGTCAGAGGACCTAATGAATCAATCGCTAAGTGATTTGGATGATGGAAAAACAAAATATGACAGAAAGGAACCTAAAGAAGATTTTGAATTAAGAAAGATTTTCAGTAGTAAAAAGCAGTCAAATGTCTCCGCAACGGGAAATATTTCCAGTGAAAAAAATATCGAAGTGCCTATTGAACAGTCTCAACAAGGAACTGCAAAGCAAGATTTAAATAGTGAAAAGAATGATGTTACCAGTACCAAGGAAACATTTGAGGAAAAAACTATTCTAGAAAAATCTAAGGCAATTACCCAACACAGAAATCTTACTCAATATAATGTTGATTACATTGAAGCTGATTATTTAAATGCAGAAAAATCACTCGCAGAAGAATTCCTGCCAATAGATCTAGAAGCTGAAGATGATGATTTCATAGAAGAAATAGAAGAGGAGTTACTACAAGATGAAAATGCTGAAAGTGCAAAATTATCCAAGGAGCAACGGATAGATGATCAGAGTTTCAAATTAGATACTGATATTCCAAGTCCTCAGCTGCAAATGCCAAATAGTGCTATTTTAAAAACTGCTAATCCTGTTGATGAAACAGGAGATGAAGCAATGACACTTGATCATGCTAAGGAAGAAGTTGTGGGAGAAGAAATTAACGAGCCCAGTGATGAGGCAATGCAACTAAATTATAATTCCCAGCAGAGTAAAATGAAGGGAAATGAAGACAATGAGGAGAAGATGAAGTTGACAATATTGTCTGAAATTAAAACACATGAGAAAAAAACTATACACGATAAAATAAAGCCAAGCAATTTAAATACTTCTGAACCAGAAAACAGGGATTTTGATTTCAGTCAAAGAAATGAAGACCTCCCTACAGATTTTTCAGCAAAAGGTCTTAAACTTCCACAAACCTCAGAAAACCAGTTTCAGAACTTATATGAACCCGGAGATATGATGGAAAACCCAAATGAACATAGAGAGCCAGAATACAGTGAGTCTGTGACCCAGCTCGTTATAATGAAAGAGTTTCTTGATGAAAAGCGTATTGCACGTTTAAAAAAGTATCTTGGACAACAACATCTTTACAAAATAGAGCATTTGTTTCATGACATGGAATTAGAGTTGATGCTTGCTCAGAAACACAGTGATAATCAAGAGGACACTGAAAAAGCTTTGGATCAGATCCTTGAATCTTCAGAATCTAATATTCTGGACATTCTGAGCAAAGTTTTAGATTCAAGGGAGTTGGAAAATAAAGAGGAGATTAAAGAAATAGATTTGTTCGATGAAGAAGCTGCTTTAATGGATGATATTCAAGAGCTAATGTATTCATTAAGGCAAAAATACTCCCCAGTTAGTGAGAGTGTTCCACTTGCATCCCTTCCAAAACCAAGGACGGACTTCCCCGATCCAATTAAAG CTAATGAAAAACAAACAGAATATGACAGACATACTGTGGAAACCCTGATGGGGGGCATAGATGAAAAGTCTACGCAAGATACAGAGCAGATGcttgaaaaagaagaaattgttCACATGGTTCAATCAAAAGAAGAAGAGAACATTTTGACAGAGACTAAAATGGTGTTGAATATGGAAAACAAGGATGTTCCTGATGGTGACAGAAACTTGCCAAATGTGGATGTTGCTTTTGGATCAGTTGATTCAGAAAAAGATTTCATTACAG GTCAAATTAATACTAAGGATGATGCCATGCAAGAAGATAGCAATCTATCAGAAGGAAATTCTGCTGCTCCATACATTCATTCTATTGTTGATGATGCAGTCCTGTCAGCCAAAGAAAATATGCAACCCATCACAAAAATT CTGGTGTCAACACTACCTGAAAACATGCAGCCTGGTCCTGATTTCCATGGATTTCCTTGGGAGCCCATTATTATCACTGCCTTTGCTGGAATTGCTACACTTGCTATTTTCTTCTGGAGAACCTGTCTTTCt GTTAAGAGTAGAATGTATCAAG tGACAGAAGCACAGCTAGCAGAAAAAATTAAGACTCTtctgaaagaaaaaacagaaatattagaaAAGTTGTCAGAATATGATCAAAAG ATAAAGGAAAGAGTCAAGGAAGCTGTGGAGGAAGGCCAGAAAGAAAATACAAGTCTTGCAGAGGAAATTGCAAAGCTTAAG GACACAAATAAGCTTCTTGATAACAGAATGAAAAATGTAAACAGCATGctagaagaggagaaaaaacacAGTTTGAAGAAACAGCAAGAA atTATGGAAGCACATAAATCTTTAGAGAAACTCCAAGAAGTCATTACTTTGCATTCTGTAGAACTCTCtgag GTTCAAATAGCTCTTAATGAAGCTAAATTAAGTGAAGAAAAAGTGAAGTCTGAATTGCATCGAATGCAAGAAGAAAATATGAGACTGAAGAAGAGTAACGAGCAA ctgctgcaagaaacaGAGGGATGGAGCGAAAGGCATGCTGAACTCAGTGAACAgataaagttatatcagaagtctCAGAAAGACGCTGAAGAAGCACTTgcctataaagaaaatgaaactgAG GTTTTGACAAACTGCATTATGCAGCTGAAGCAACTTGATGCAGATTTTGAGTCAGAAGataagaaacaggaaggaaatgACCTGGCCAATGGAGAGATCTCAG ATTCCAGGAATGAAAAGATGAAGGTTCAGATTAAACAAATGATGGATGTTTCAAGG GTTAAAACAACATTATCTATCATTGAGGAAGAAAGAGATCACTTACGGTCCAAACTAAATGATGAAGTAGCAGCAAGACATGAATTAGAAG AGCAAATCAAGAAGCTGGAACATGATTCATGTTCCACACAGACAGTAAAATCTCAGCTAGAAAGTGAATGTAAAATGCTCCAACAGAAAGTAGAAATTCTCAATGAACTTTATCAGCAGAAAGAGATGGCACTTCAAAA GAAATTGACACAAGAGGAGTATGAACGTCAAGAGAAAGAGCAGAAGCTTTCTGCTGCAGATGAAAAAGCAGTCCTGGCTATTGAAGAAGTGAAAATTTACAA GCAGAGAATTCAGGAAATGGAGGAGGAATTGCAAAAAACAGAGCGGTCTTATAAAAATCAG ATTGCTGCCCATGAGAAGAAGGCCCATGACAATTGG CTCATAGCACGCTCTGCAGAGAGAGCATTAGTTGAAGAAAAGAGGGAATCTGCCGGCTTGAGACAAAA aaTCATAGAGGTGAATCAGAAAATAGCTTCCCTTCAGAGACCAATAATCGTCAAACCGACTGCAGGCCGGCCAGACCATCAGACTTTACCTCGCAGAG GTCCAGTAAGTCGAGATGGATCTTTTGGGCCCTCACCTGTGAGTGGTGGAGCTCCTTCCCCACCACTGATGATGGAACCCCCTGGACGACCTCCTTCTGCCAATCCAAGAGATGGATCAAGAGGTGAACTTA ATACTATGACTGATGGCCCTCCAGTCCAAAAAAGGCATTCTGATCTATCAGGAAGAATGTCTGCTCCAG atCTTGGTCCCCCTGTAACAACACTGATCAACTGTGGGCCAAGAACATCTTCTCCTTCAACTGCAGTTCTTGATGGAATA CAAAATCTTACCAAAGAGCTTGAGGTCTCCCATGTTTCTGCTGCCCCACCTTCCTCTGGTGAAGCAACTGCA